The following coding sequences lie in one Aquipuribacter hungaricus genomic window:
- a CDS encoding DUF3073 domain-containing protein codes for MGRGRQKAKQTKVARQLKYFSPETDYTALANELHSEGKEGPARPPAPPPAEEETGDDEYADWESSYR; via the coding sequence ATGGGGCGCGGCCGTCAGAAGGCAAAGCAGACCAAGGTCGCTCGGCAGCTGAAGTACTTCAGCCCTGAGACCGACTACACGGCGCTTGCCAACGAGCTCCACTCCGAGGGCAAGGAAGGTCCGGCCCGCCCGCCGGCGCCTCCACCTGCCGAGGAGGAGACCGGGGACGACGAGTACGCGGACTGGGAGAGCTCCTACCGCTGA
- a CDS encoding BldC family transcriptional regulator, whose product MSTHPRTTTEDEQLLTPAEVAAMFRVDPKTVTRWAKAGKLSSIRTLGGHRRYRASEVTALRQGIPGQRSEPAEA is encoded by the coding sequence ATGAGCACGCACCCCCGCACCACGACCGAGGACGAGCAGCTGCTGACCCCCGCGGAGGTGGCCGCGATGTTCCGCGTCGACCCCAAGACGGTCACGCGCTGGGCGAAGGCCGGCAAGCTCTCCTCGATCCGGACGCTGGGTGGCCACCGTCGCTACCGCGCCTCCGAGGTGACCGCGCTCCGCCAGGGCATCCCCGGCCAGCGCTCGGAGCCCGCCGAGGCCTGA